ACAACGTGGCGACAACCGGGTCGCTGAACGGCAACCTGGACCAGCTCAGAGGTCTTCGCACTCTCGGATTTTGATCTACGCTCAGTGTCACCCGATGAAGTCAGAAGGGACGGCTAACCCATGCACCGATCGTTGACGCTCAGAGCTATCGTTTGTTTGAGTAGCCTGGCCCCGGTCACACTGCTGTACGCAGCAACGGATCCCCAGGTTGAAGCACTAAAACAAGAACTCATGGAGTTGAAACAGCGTTACGAAGCACAACAGAACGCGCTGATGGTACTCGAGCAACGCGTTCGCCAAGTCGAAGAAACACCTGCGACACCTGCTCCCAAACGCCTGACCAAATCCCCCGCCGAAACGCCCGGGAGTGGTCAGACGGTGGCCGCCGGAGCACCGGGAACCACGGGCAGTTCATACGGCCAATCGCTCCAGGATGATTCGCAGCCTGCGCAAAGCGTTTCCAACCTGTATGACGAAGCCAGTGGCTTCTTCGGTGGCGGCAAGTTCAGCGTCGAAACCGGCCTGACCTACACGCACTACGATACCCGTGCATTGGTGCTCAACGGCTTCCTGGCACTGGACGCGATTTTCCTCGGCAACATCAACCTCGACCGTATAAAGGCGGATAACTGGACCCTGGACCTGACCGCCCGCTACAACGTGGCACAACGTTGGCAGTTCGACATTAACGTCCCGGTGGTTTATCGCGAATCAACGTATTCCTCCGGTGGCGCCGGTGGCGCAGGCCCGGTGACGTCGGACGCAACCGTTACCCGCGACCCGACCATCGGCGATGTGAACGTTGGCGTTGCTTACAAGTTTCTGGATGAGGCGGCCAATCTGCCCGACGCGGTCTTTACACTGCGCGTCAAGGCGCCGACCGGTAAAGACCCTTATGGCATCAAGCTGGTCAATGACCCGAACAACGATAACCTCTCGGTACCCGAGGACTTGCCTACCGGCAATGGTGTCTGGTCAATCACCCCGGGTATCTCGCTGGTCAAGAGCTTCGACCCGGCCGTGCTGTTCGGCAGCCTGGCCTACACCTACAACATGGAAGACTCTTTCAGCGACATCAGTCCTCAGGTCAACTCCAAGGTGCCCGGGGACGTGAAACTGGGCGATTCCTGGCAGGTCGGCGCCGGCATTGCATTCGCCTTGAACGAGAAGATGAGTATGTCGTTCTCGTTCACCGACCAGTTCGCCCGCAAGAGCAAGATCAAGCCGGACGGTGGAGATTGGCAATCGATTTCCAACAGCGATTACAACTCAGCCAACTTCAACATCGGCATGACCCTGGCAGCCACCGATAACCTGACGATCGTGCCCAACCTGGCCATCGGTCTGACCGACGACTCGCCAGACTTTTCCTTCAGCCTGAAATTCCCGTACTACTTCTAAGAGTTCAGCGCAAATACCTGTGGGAGCGGGCTTGCCCGCGATGACGTCGGCAGATTCGACAATGATGTAACAGACATACCGCTATCGCGGGCAAGCCCGCTCCCACAAGGAGTCTCATGGAAAAGGCCCGCTGCGATGGATGTCGCAGCGGGCCTTTTCGTTTCACCGCGCCCTAGCGGATTTGGTGCTTATGCAGCAATCGGTAAAAAGTCGGCCGCGACACGCCCAGGACTCTGGCGGCGACGCTCAGGTTGTCGCTGTGCCGGTTCAACACATCGCACAGCGCCTGACGCTCGGCGCGGGTCTTGTAGTCTTCAAGGGTGCCCATCGGCGTGGCGAAGGCGTGTTGACTGATCAGCCCCAGGTCTCGCGCCTCGATTTGCCGTCCTTCGGCCAGAACCAGCCCGCGCCGTACCCGGTTGGCTAACTCGCGGACATTGCCCGGCCAGTCGTGCTTGCCCATGGCGATCAGCGCGTCCTCGCTGAAGCTGCGAGGACGACGGCCAGTCTCCTGGCTGTAGAAGTGGGAAAAGTGGTTGGCCAGCATCGAGAGATCGCCATGGCGTTCACGCAATGGCACGGTGATGACTTGCAGGACGTTCAAACGGTAGTACAGATCTTCGCGAAAGGACTTCTTCTCGATGGCCGCTTCAAGGTCGACGTGCGTCGCGGCCAATACCCGCACATCCACCGGAATAGGCTGATGCCCCCCTACACGCTCAATGTGTTTTTCCTGCAGGAAGCGCAGCAGATTGGCTTGCAGCTCCAGGGGGAGATCACCGATTTCATCGAGAAACAGCGTTCCGCCGTTGGCCGCCTCGATCCGCCCGACCTTGCGCTGATGAGCGCCGGTAAAGGCGCCCTTCTCGTGGCCAAACAGTTCGGACTGGATCAAGTGTTCGGGAATCGCGCCGCAGTTGATCGCCACGAACGGTTTGCTGTGACGTTGGGATTGTCGATGCAGGGTGCGAGCGACCAGTTCCTTGCCGGTCCCGCTTTCGCCGCGGATCAGCACCGGAGATTCGGTGGGTGCCAGTTTGCTCAGCAGTTTGCGCAGTTCACGAATCGGTTTGCTGTCGCCAAGCAGTTCGTGCTCAGGCTGATCGATATGAACCGTGCCCTGCCCGCGCAGACGCGCCATCCCGAACGCGCGGCCCAGGGTGACCTGAACCCGTGAGACATCGAACGGCAGGGTATGGAAGTCAAAAAACCATTCGCAGACAAAGTCCCCGACATTTTGCAATCGCAGGACTTCCTGATTCAGCACTGCAATCCATTCGGTACCGCTACGGGAGATCAATTCCTTGACGGCTTCCGGGCGCTCCAGATGAAAGGGCTGCAAACGCAACAGCCCGACGTCGCAGGTTCGTTCCGTGGCGTTTTCCAGGGTACAGCTGTCAACATCCCAACCTACGGCGCGTAAACCCGGCAACAAACGGTGACAGTCGTCGCAAGGATCCACTACTAACAAACGTCGCAAGGCAGGCGCTTCAATCATGACTGTTCCTTGACGCCAAATTTTAGGAAATATTATTAAAAACAGTCATTTGGCGGGCTTCGTTGTAACACTAGCAAGAAATTGACGCGGGCTTGTATCGATTGCTTATAGGGCTGTTTGCTTATTAGTTATAAGAAGTCACTTGGTTAGTCGCCTAACGAGTTGAACCTTTCATTCGGCTTTCAGAAACCGCCTGAATATCAAATCAATGAAAGAAAGTTGAATTTTCTTTTGATTGTGTGTGACCCGACCCCCACTTGCGGGCATCAGTACAAGTAACCAGCCGAACGGTAAGCCCAACCGACGGCACATCACTTGATTGGGCATACAGAGAGAAGACCCCATGAACGCCCCGCTCCGTATCAACGAAGCACTTTTGATTGCCGACCGCGCATTCCAACCCTTTCAATGCGTGGCCTGGGCACCACAAGACGGTAATGGCGAGCTCAGCCTGACTATCATCGATCGCACTAGCACTCGTATCAGCCGCAAACAAATTCCAAGCAGCGCCTATTCCGATCCGGCGCAACTTGAACATCTGCTGGAAGAAGCCCGTGCCGAGTTGAGCCAGGAAGGTTACACACTGCAATCGTGGTCCATGCCGCACTAAGTATTTTCGCGGATTGCCTCCCGGCAATCCGCCCCCCTCTTCCTTTTAGTTGACGATTTTCTACAGTCATCTGCGCAACACCACTCGCCTGTTTCAACTTCTAATCCGCCAGATTACTTGGCAGGCTTTTCAGTGGTTCGAAAAGACATTGTTCTGGCACAAAACGCCCCTCCTCCGGCTCATGAAAACAGTTGTGCGCCGGGACATTCAGGGATTGAATGTTTTGCTCAGGCAGTCACCGTCCGGGCACCCGGATATGGACGACTGGCAAGGAGATTCATGCATGTCACCCCAGACTGCTTTTGCCTTACCTGCAACCGTGAATGGTGCCGAACGGCTCGATACGAGTTTCGCTGGCACCGGCAAGACTCAAGTGTATTTCGCCGGCAGTCTCTCCAGCATGGCCAATGACGTTGCGATTGACCCTGTCGGCCGGTTGTTGGTGGCGGCAAAGGTCGGTACGCCGGGCGGCCAACGCTTTGGCCTGGCCCGCCTGCTTGCAGATGGTTCGGCGGATCTGGCATTCGGCAAAAAAGGCAGCATCAGCGGCCAGTTCGCACTCGGCTTCGAGGCCATGGCTGGCAAGGTACGGGCATTGCCCAACGGGCACATTCTGGTGGCCGGCCTGCACTACGAGAATGCTCACCGTACGCTGCCCGCCCTGGCGATGTTTGATCAGCAAGGCTGCCCGGTCCAGGGCTTTGGCGACAATGGACGTTGCGTGGTGCACCTTCCGGGCAATCTTTCCCGGGGTGCTCGCGACGCCTGGTTACCGCCCAGCGTGCCGAGCGCCGAAGCCTGTGATGTCTGTGTGCAGGACGACGGTCGAATCCTGCTGCTGGCCAATCATTACTTCGAACCGACCGATCACGTCGGCATGCTGATACGACTCAACGCTGACGGCTCGCTGGACGACAGCTTCAACGGTCGCGGCTTCGTCATGGTTCGGCACTTGTTGATGAACACCTGCCTCAGTAGCCTGAAGGTGCAGCGCGATGGCCGGATACTGGTGAGCGGATCAATCAATTTTCCCGAGGAAGGTCTGCTGGCGCGTTATCACCCGGATGGCCGACTGGACGACAGCTTCGCCGTGGATGGTTTCATGACCTTCAAGGCACGGGAGCACAGCGCTCAGGTCTGCCAGATCGTCCAGCATGAAAATGGTGACTTGCATTGCTTTGGCAGCAGTCGCGACCCGATGCATTGCCTGTCTCTGAAAGTTCACAGTAATGGCCGACCCGATATTCATTGCAACGGTGGCCAGCCAAAGCTATTGGGCGTCGGCCGCAGTGGCTGCCGCTGGATCGCCGCCAAGACTCAACCGGATGGACGTGTGCTGACAGTTGGATCGACGGTCGGCGAGATCGAAGCCGATTTCATTTTTGCCCGATATTTACCCAGTGGGCAGCTGGATCGCAGTTTTGCCAAGGGCATTGGCTGGTGTCGCACACGCCTGGGTCGCGGTTCGCATACCGCTACTTCATTGGCCATTCAGGCCGATGGCTGCATTGTCATAGGCGGCTATTCACTGGACGGAAACTGCCGCGCGATCGTCGCGCGTTATCAGTGTTAGGCCAACGTCATTTGCCTGCACTTGATCTTCTGTGGCTCTTACGGCAAGTTGCGCGCTTCTTAATACAAGGAGTAGCCGATGTCCGGTTCAATGGCCCAGGCCTTCGCGCATAACTTTCTCGGGCACTCACCTC
The Pseudomonas lini DNA segment above includes these coding regions:
- a CDS encoding sigma 54-interacting transcriptional regulator, with the protein product MIEAPALRRLLVVDPCDDCHRLLPGLRAVGWDVDSCTLENATERTCDVGLLRLQPFHLERPEAVKELISRSGTEWIAVLNQEVLRLQNVGDFVCEWFFDFHTLPFDVSRVQVTLGRAFGMARLRGQGTVHIDQPEHELLGDSKPIRELRKLLSKLAPTESPVLIRGESGTGKELVARTLHRQSQRHSKPFVAINCGAIPEHLIQSELFGHEKGAFTGAHQRKVGRIEAANGGTLFLDEIGDLPLELQANLLRFLQEKHIERVGGHQPIPVDVRVLAATHVDLEAAIEKKSFREDLYYRLNVLQVITVPLRERHGDLSMLANHFSHFYSQETGRRPRSFSEDALIAMGKHDWPGNVRELANRVRRGLVLAEGRQIEARDLGLISQHAFATPMGTLEDYKTRAERQALCDVLNRHSDNLSVAARVLGVSRPTFYRLLHKHQIR